The genomic stretch ATCGACGCCGTCCTGCTCGGCCTGGAGGGGGAGACCGCGCTGCGGGCGGGCTGGGACGCGTTGGTCGAGCGCGTCGGGCGCGCCGGCCGCGACTGGCACGGCGCGATCGTCCAGCCCCTGGCCGAGGGCGGCGTCGACGTGCTCGTCGGGGCGCTGAACCACGAGGCGCTCGGCGTCGTGGCCGGCGTCGGCGCGGGCGGCCGGCAGGCCGGCCTGTACGGCGACGTCGCGTTTCGCCTGGCCCCGGCGACCGACGTCGACGCGGTCGAGCTGCTCGCCGCCGCGCCGGTCGTCGATCGCTGGCTGCAGGGCGGCGCCGCCGGGCCCGAGCCCGACCGCGACGCGCTCGCCGACTGCGTCCTGCGCCTCGCCCGGCTCTTCGAGGACGTCCCCGAGCTCGTGGAGGGCGACCTCAACCCGGTACGGCTGCACCCTGGCGGCCTGACCGTGCTCGACGCCCGCCTGCGAGCCGGCCGGCGCAGCGCGCCCGAGCGCATCCGCACCTGGTGACCGTCCGCACCGCCTCCGGCGCGCCGCCCGGCTCACTACGATGAGCCGGATGGACGAGCGCCTCCTGGCCGAGCGCCTCATCACGTACGACACCGCGTCCAAGGATGGGCTCCGCGCCGCCGCCGGGTTCGTCAAGGGCTGGCTCGAGGCGCGCGACATCCGCGTCGTCGACGGCGTGCATCAGGGCCTGCCGGTCATCATGGCCGAGGTCGGGCCGACGGGCCCCGGCGTCCCGCGCGTGATCTTCCACGGCCACGTCGACGTCGTCCCCGCCCACCCCGGCCAGTTCGAGCCGCGCGTCGAGGGCGACCGCCTGTACGGCCGCGGCGCCTACGACATGAAGGGCGCGCTCGCCACGATGATGCTCGCGTTGCGCGACGTCGGCGGCCAGGGTGCGGTCAACGTGCGCTTCGTCTGCGTCCCCGACGAGGAGTCCGACGACGTCGACTCGCGCTCGATCGACGCGCTCGTCGCCGGGCCGCTCGGCGACGCCGACTTCGCGGTGACCGGCGAGCCCACGGATCTGCACATCGGCGTGCAGGCGAAGGGGGTCCTGGCCGTCCGCGTCGAAGTCCACGGCAGAGCGGCGCACGGATCGACGCCCTGGCTCGGCGACAACGCGATCCTCAAGGCGCACGACGTGTTCCGCCGCATCGAGACGCTGCCCTTCAGCCGGATGAGCTCCGACCTCTTCGACCGCCCCTCCATCAACCTCTCCCGGATCGCCGGCGGCGACGCCTTCAACAAGGTCCCGGACAGCTGCTGGGTCGACGTGGACATCCGGTACCTGCCCAACCAGGATCCGGGCGAGATCCTGGCCCAGATCCGCTCGATCGCCGACCTCGAGATCGTGCGCTGCTTCAACCGGGTGCCGGCGATCGTCTCCCGCAGCAACCCGTACGTGCTGGCGTTGCGCGCCGCCGTCGGGCGGGCGGTCGAGGGCGACGCGCTGTCCGTCGGCCGCGACGGCGCGTCGGACGCGGTGAGCTTCCTCGAGCACGGGATCCCCGCAGTCGAGTTCGGCCCGGTCGGCGGCGGCCACCACGGGCCGGAGGAGTGGGTGTCGCTGTCGTCGCTGCAGCGCTACCGCGCAGCGCTCGGCACGCTCGTCGACGAGCTGCCGGCGGCGCTGCGCGAGGCCGCGCAGCCGCAGCCGCTGCGGGTCGTCTCCTACGACGGCGGCCGGGTGGCCCGGTGAGCACGTGGGAGGACTCGGAGCGCCCGCCGCGCCCCGGGCGCCGGCTGGTCCTGCGCATCCTGCTCGCGGGCGTCGTGATCGTCCTCGCGGCGGCCGGCGCCACCGCGACCGCCGCGCTCCTGCAGGTCAAGGACATCGCCGACACGTTCCAGAACTTCAGCGCGCCGCTGCCCAAGGGCACGACCGACGTGCTCGCCGACGTGGACGCCGGCAAGCCGCAGACCATCCTCGTGCTCGGCTCCGACCGCCGCTACATCGACATCAAGCAGAAGAACCCGGCGCGGTCGGACACGATCATCCTGCTGCGCCTCGACCCCGGCCGCGGCGCCACCGCGGTCATGTCGATCCCCCGTGACCTGAAGGTCGACATCGACACCAAGCGCGGGATCGTCACCGACAAGATCAACGCGGCGTACGCGCTCGGCGGACCGGGCCTGACCGTCAAGACGGTCAGCAAGCTGCTCGACATCCCGATCAACCACGTCGTGAACATCAACTTCGGCGGGTTCCGCGACGCGGTCAACCGCCTCGGCTGCGTCTACGTCGACGCCGACCGGCGCTACTACAACGACAACAACCCGCCGAACGGCAGCCCGTACGACTACGCGACGATCAACGTCAAGCCGGGCTACCAGAAGATGTGCGGCCAGCG from Capillimicrobium parvum encodes the following:
- a CDS encoding M20 family metallopeptidase — its product is MDERLLAERLITYDTASKDGLRAAAGFVKGWLEARDIRVVDGVHQGLPVIMAEVGPTGPGVPRVIFHGHVDVVPAHPGQFEPRVEGDRLYGRGAYDMKGALATMMLALRDVGGQGAVNVRFVCVPDEESDDVDSRSIDALVAGPLGDADFAVTGEPTDLHIGVQAKGVLAVRVEVHGRAAHGSTPWLGDNAILKAHDVFRRIETLPFSRMSSDLFDRPSINLSRIAGGDAFNKVPDSCWVDVDIRYLPNQDPGEILAQIRSIADLEIVRCFNRVPAIVSRSNPYVLALRAAVGRAVEGDALSVGRDGASDAVSFLEHGIPAVEFGPVGGGHHGPEEWVSLSSLQRYRAALGTLVDELPAALREAAQPQPLRVVSYDGGRVAR